Proteins encoded within one genomic window of Triticum aestivum cultivar Chinese Spring chromosome 2D, IWGSC CS RefSeq v2.1, whole genome shotgun sequence:
- the LOC123051182 gene encoding tricetin 3',4',5'-O-trimethyltransferase-like, which produces MAAEMAAVDEEACIYAMQLSSTALLPLTLKNAIELGMLEVLMGAGGKMLSPSEVAARLPTPTTNPDAPAMVDRMLHLLASYKVVSCEVEEGTHIRRYGPTPVCKWFTPDLDGISMAPLLLLTNDKVPMESLYHLKDAVLDGGLPFHKAHGMTMYEYTKTDARLNRVFNEAMKGYTTIITGKLVDLYTGFHRIAILVDVGGGVGSTIRAVTSKYPHIKGINFDLPHVIAEAPQSPGVQHVAGDMFKNVPSGDAIILKWILHNWPDEHCTTLLKNCYGALPAQGKVVIVEGILPVKPEATSRGQQASLTDMIMLTHTAGGKERNQREFEELAMSAGFTSVKTAYIHSNTWVIEFTK; this is translated from the exons ATGGCCGCGGAAATGGCTGCCGTCGACGAGGAGGCGTGCATCTACGCCATGCAGCTATCTTCCACGGCTCTCCTGCCGCTGACGCTCAAGAACGCCATCGAGCTGGGCATGCTCGAGGTCCTCATGGGCGCCGGCGGCAAGATGCTGTCACCGTCTGAGGTGGCCGCGCGGCTGCCGACACCGACGACCAACCCGGACGCGCCGGCCATGGTCGACCGCATGCTGCACCTGCTGGCATCCTACAAGGTGGTGTCGTGCGAGGTGGAGGAAGGCACGCACATCCGGCGGTACGGCCCCACGCCCGTGTGCAAGTGGTTCACGCCCGACCTGGACGGCATCTCCATGGCCCCTCTGCTCCTTCTCACCAATGACAAGGTCCCTATGGAGAGCTT GTATCATTTGAAGGACGCGGTCCTTGATGGTGGCCTCCCATTCCACAAGGCACATGGGATGACAATGTACGAGTACACCAAAACGGACGCGCGCTTGAACCGCGTCTTCAACGAGGCCATGAAGGGCTACACCACCATCATCACCGGGAAGCTCGTCGACTTGTACACGGGCTTCCATCGCATCGCCATTCTTGTAGACGTGGGCGGCGGCGTTGGCTCCACCATCCGCGCCGTCACCTCCAAGTACCCGCACATCAAGGGAATCAACTTCGACTTGCCCCACGTCATCGCCGAGGCGCCGCAATCCCCCGGCGTGCAGCACGTCGCAGGCGACATGTTCAAGAACGTGCCCAGCGGCGACGCCATCATCCTAAAGTGGATCCTCCACAACTGGCCCGACGAGCACTGCACAACTCTACTAAAAAACTGCTACGGTGCACTTCCCGCTCAAGGCAAGGTCGTCATCGTCGAAGGCATCCTGCCGGTCAAACCAGAGGCGACGTCCAGGGGGCAGCAGGCGTCCCTCACCGACATGATCATGCTCACGCACACGGCAGGCGGCAAGGAGAGAAACCAGAGGGAGTTCGAGGAGCTTGCCATGTCCGCAGGGTTCACCAGTGTCAAGACCGCCTACATCCACAGCAACACCTGGGTCATTGAATTCACCAAATAG